A genomic segment from Pseudanabaena sp. FACHB-2040 encodes:
- a CDS encoding carbonic anhydrase produces the protein MSHLNGFIGRRDLLKLGSIGALGLTATASNLIWQVKSAQAAESSAAARPALSPDAALQKLVEGNQRFAQHQPQYPDQTEDRVREVAQAQYPFATVLSCADSRVPAEIVFDQGIGDIFDVRIAGNIATPEALGSIEYAVVLLGTPLLMVLGHERCGAVTAAVQNKALPGAIGTFVEAILPAVTRVKDQPGDVIDNVVSANVQYQIEELMRSQLLTERLQSGSLKIVGGRYDLDTGRVVIIA, from the coding sequence ATGAGTCACCTAAATGGTTTCATCGGTCGTCGTGATCTGCTAAAGCTTGGATCAATCGGAGCTCTTGGGCTGACAGCAACGGCAAGCAACCTGATCTGGCAGGTTAAATCCGCTCAAGCAGCCGAATCATCTGCAGCCGCGCGCCCCGCCCTAAGTCCCGACGCCGCCCTACAAAAACTGGTGGAAGGAAATCAGCGGTTCGCGCAGCACCAGCCCCAATATCCCGATCAAACTGAAGACCGGGTGCGGGAGGTGGCCCAAGCGCAGTATCCATTTGCTACTGTGTTGAGCTGTGCTGACTCACGGGTACCGGCTGAGATTGTTTTTGATCAGGGCATTGGCGACATTTTTGATGTGCGGATTGCGGGCAACATCGCAACGCCTGAAGCGCTTGGCAGTATTGAATACGCGGTGGTGCTGCTGGGCACCCCACTGCTGATGGTGCTTGGGCATGAGCGATGTGGCGCAGTTACCGCCGCTGTCCAAAATAAAGCGCTGCCGGGTGCCATTGGCACGTTTGTGGAGGCCATTTTGCCCGCCGTAACACGGGTCAAAGACCAGCCGGGGGACGTCATAGACAATGTTGTGTCTGCTAATGTGCAGTATCAGATTGAAGAGCTGATGCGATCGCAACTGCTCACCGAGCGGCTACAGTCTGGCAGCCTAAAAATCGTAGGAGGTCGATACGACCTGGATACCGGCAGAGTAGTCATTATCGCCTAG
- a CDS encoding P-II family nitrogen regulator, protein MHLVKKIEIIANSFELAKILDSLNKSGVHGHAVIRNVAGKGLREGSEDLDMTMLDNVYIIAFCMPDQIKTVAENVRPLLNKFGGTCYISDVMEIRSVKCIASL, encoded by the coding sequence ATGCATCTTGTTAAAAAAATAGAAATCATTGCCAATTCATTTGAGCTAGCCAAAATTTTAGATAGCTTAAATAAATCAGGTGTTCATGGTCATGCCGTCATTCGCAATGTTGCGGGTAAAGGATTGCGAGAAGGCAGTGAAGATCTAGACATGACAATGCTTGACAATGTCTATATCATTGCTTTCTGCATGCCTGATCAGATCAAGACTGTTGCCGAAAACGTCCGACCTTTGCTCAATAAGTTTGGGGGAACCTGTTATATTTCCGATGTCATGGAGATTCGCTCAGTTAAATGCATTGCATCCCTGTGA
- a CDS encoding sodium-dependent bicarbonate transport family permease, whose translation MDASLIISNILNPPILFFFLGMTAVIVKSDLEIPAPIPKLFSLYLLLAIGFKGGVELIKSGVTQEVVLTLLAAMLMACFVPLYTFFILRLRLDTYDAAAIAATYGSISAVTFITASAFLTELGIDFDGYMVAALALMESPAIIVGLLLVNLFTVDGKREITWPEVLKEAFLNSSVFLLVGSLIIGVLTGEHGWQVLEPFTQGLFYGVLTFFLLDMGLVAARRIKDLQKTGVFLISFSILIPIINAGIGLLIARFINMPQGNALLFAVLCASASYIAVPAAMRLTVPEANPSLYVSTALAVTFPFNIIVGIPLYLYGINLLWR comes from the coding sequence ATGGATGCCAGCTTAATCATATCCAATATCCTAAACCCACCTATCCTCTTTTTCTTCCTGGGAATGACGGCTGTCATCGTCAAATCTGACCTAGAAATTCCCGCACCTATCCCCAAACTCTTTTCGCTTTACCTGCTACTTGCAATTGGGTTTAAGGGCGGCGTAGAGCTGATTAAGAGCGGGGTGACTCAAGAAGTCGTGCTAACGCTTCTTGCAGCAATGCTGATGGCTTGTTTTGTCCCGCTATACACCTTTTTTATTCTTAGATTGAGGCTTGACACTTATGATGCAGCTGCGATCGCAGCAACCTACGGCTCCATCAGCGCCGTTACCTTTATTACCGCCAGTGCTTTTCTGACTGAACTTGGCATTGATTTTGATGGCTACATGGTAGCAGCATTGGCTTTGATGGAATCTCCAGCAATCATTGTAGGTTTGCTCTTAGTTAATCTATTTACGGTTGATGGCAAGCGAGAGATTACCTGGCCTGAAGTGCTAAAAGAGGCATTTCTTAACAGTTCAGTTTTTCTGCTCGTTGGCAGCCTCATCATTGGCGTGTTGACAGGAGAGCATGGTTGGCAAGTTTTAGAGCCCTTCACGCAAGGACTGTTTTATGGTGTTCTAACCTTCTTTCTGCTCGACATGGGACTTGTTGCCGCCAGAAGAATTAAAGACTTGCAAAAAACCGGTGTTTTTCTCATCTCGTTTTCCATCCTAATTCCTATAATAAACGCAGGCATTGGGTTGCTGATCGCTAGATTCATCAACATGCCTCAAGGAAATGCTCTCCTGTTTGCCGTCCTGTGTGCCAGTGCTTCTTACATTGCTGTTCCGGCAGCAATGCGGTTGACTGTTCCTGAAGCAAACCCCAGCCTGTACGTTTCGACGGCTTTAGCGGTAACTTTCCCGTTCAACATCATTGTAGGCATTCCGCTCTACCTATACGGAATTAACCTGTTGTGGAGGTAA
- a CDS encoding Mut7-C RNAse domain-containing protein, translated as MLILADIPYWNCSTKSTACCDRTCPRKTFFDNLQALPSTYICATYLRLLGFDALHHNHYHDTELAQISSEEQRILLAQDQGLLKCSVVTYRYVVRPHHPKQQARAVLERFSLQDAVARWNATLAVTDGSP; from the coding sequence ATTCTCATTCTGGCGGACATACCGTACTGGAATTGCTCGACTAAAAGTACAGCCTGCTGCGATCGCACCTGCCCCCGCAAGACCTTCTTTGATAATTTACAGGCCTTACCCAGTACCTATATATGCGCTACCTATCTCCGGCTGCTGGGGTTCGATGCGCTTCATCACAACCATTACCACGATACTGAGCTTGCCCAGATATCGAGCGAGGAGCAGCGGATCCTGCTGGCTCAAGACCAGGGCCTATTGAAATGCAGTGTTGTCACCTACAGGTACGTTGTGCGACCGCATCACCCAAAGCAGCAGGCTAGAGCGGTGCTAGAGCGGTTCAGCCTGCAGGATGCAGTGGCTCGCTGGAACGCTACCCTCGCTGTAACGGACGGATCGCCCTAG
- a CDS encoding sodium-dependent bicarbonate transport family permease yields the protein MDFLSEFLTNFGAQLQSPTLGFLIGGIVIAALGSELQIPDAIYKFIVFMLLIKVGLTGGMAIRNASLAEMLLPALFAVITGIVIVLIARHTFAKLPGIRVVDAVATGGLFGAVSGSTMVAGITVLEGQGIEYEAWAGALYPFMDIPALVTAIVVASIYTNKQKRDKYLKNEKYLRNEDYVGMQPVAAGGAPIDHPVASGTPIDQRSGSASGYSGESGGSAGGYSSGPGGSPSGRVKIWPIVKESIQGSALSALLLGLALGILTRPESVYESFYDPLFRGLLSILMLIMGMEAWARLNELRKVAQWYALYAFVAPFLHGFVAFGLGMIAHYVTGFSAGGVALLAVIAASSSDISGPPTLRAGIPTANPSAYIGASTAIGTPVAIALCIPLFVGLAQALIGS from the coding sequence GTGGATTTCTTGTCAGAATTCTTAACGAATTTTGGGGCTCAGTTGCAGTCCCCGACCCTTGGCTTTTTGATTGGCGGTATCGTTATTGCTGCCCTCGGTAGCGAACTGCAAATTCCCGATGCGATCTATAAGTTCATCGTTTTCATGCTGCTCATCAAAGTCGGCCTGACCGGCGGCATGGCAATTCGCAATGCTAGTCTGGCGGAGATGCTGCTGCCTGCGCTGTTCGCCGTGATAACGGGGATCGTGATTGTGCTCATCGCGCGTCACACGTTTGCCAAACTGCCGGGTATCAGAGTTGTGGATGCCGTTGCGACCGGGGGCTTGTTCGGTGCCGTGAGTGGCTCTACCATGGTCGCCGGCATAACGGTACTGGAAGGGCAAGGCATCGAATACGAGGCCTGGGCCGGCGCACTCTATCCCTTCATGGACATCCCGGCGCTCGTGACTGCGATCGTCGTAGCCAGCATTTATACCAACAAGCAGAAGCGCGACAAGTATCTCAAAAACGAGAAGTATCTCAGAAATGAAGATTATGTCGGCATGCAGCCGGTTGCCGCAGGCGGGGCTCCAATCGACCACCCAGTTGCCAGCGGGACTCCAATCGACCAGCGCAGCGGTAGTGCAAGCGGATATTCCGGCGAGTCAGGTGGTTCCGCAGGCGGGTATTCCAGTGGGCCGGGCGGTTCTCCAAGTGGGCGAGTCAAGATCTGGCCCATCGTGAAGGAAAGCATCCAGGGATCTGCCCTATCGGCACTGCTGCTCGGTCTTGCCCTAGGCATCCTAACCCGGCCGGAAAGTGTCTACGAGAGCTTCTACGATCCCCTCTTCCGCGGCCTGCTTTCGATCCTGATGCTGATCATGGGTATGGAGGCTTGGGCAAGACTCAACGAGCTGCGCAAGGTGGCTCAGTGGTACGCCCTATATGCCTTTGTGGCACCATTCCTGCATGGGTTTGTCGCCTTCGGTCTCGGCATGATTGCCCACTATGTAACGGGTTTCAGCGCTGGCGGTGTCGCGCTCCTGGCCGTCATTGCCGCCTCTAGTTCAGACATTTCAGGGCCGCCCACGCTACGAGCTGGTATCCCGACAGCCAATCCCTCTGCCTACATCGGCGCGTCCACAGCCATCGGCACGCCGGTTGCGATTGCATTGTGCATACCGCTCTTCGTCGGGCTCGCCCAGGCTCTGATAGGCAGCTAA
- a CDS encoding virulence factor: MQLLSIETTPSPNCIKLNLDGTISPKALTLQKGSNSPDAPEVAQRLLAIEGVQSVFLIKDFITLTRKGNSDWQPILAKAANVIGVADNADSKLLAQVSQPAQAAENNQSTPASNLGQLEVAVQTFRGIPVQVRVTAADGQQARVSLPERFSQALQRAISATAADYVAERRWEPYQAPAGAPDEVAQLVADEIDSLIDAEELAQIEAAAAHQSDAQPVDHTAQQQALVAQLSHLDWKHRLKALQQLEVTPETFPAVKALLDDEKSTIRRWAAALLGASNLEAAVEPLCRVVRQDSSAIVRRTAGDALSDLGNPSAMPTLIETLADASKLVRWRAARFLNELGDQTAVEPLRRAAEQEAEFDVRVEMMAALERIEGGGDTQLPMWMRLTQGTGSNQPVL; this comes from the coding sequence ATGCAACTGCTCTCCATCGAAACCACTCCTAGCCCCAACTGTATCAAGCTCAATCTAGACGGAACCATTAGCCCTAAAGCGTTGACTCTGCAGAAAGGCAGCAACTCGCCCGATGCGCCTGAGGTGGCTCAGCGACTACTGGCAATTGAGGGAGTGCAGTCCGTCTTTCTCATCAAAGATTTTATTACCCTGACTCGCAAAGGAAACTCAGACTGGCAGCCCATTTTAGCGAAAGCCGCCAATGTCATTGGGGTCGCCGATAATGCCGATTCCAAGCTACTGGCGCAGGTATCGCAGCCTGCCCAGGCAGCCGAGAACAATCAGAGCACACCTGCCTCAAACTTGGGCCAGCTAGAGGTGGCCGTACAGACGTTTCGAGGCATTCCGGTGCAGGTGCGGGTTACAGCAGCAGATGGGCAGCAGGCCCGAGTTTCTCTGCCCGAGCGCTTTAGTCAGGCGCTACAGCGGGCCATCAGCGCTACAGCCGCTGACTATGTAGCTGAGCGACGTTGGGAACCCTACCAGGCTCCGGCGGGTGCTCCCGATGAGGTGGCCCAGCTAGTGGCCGATGAAATCGATAGCCTGATTGATGCCGAGGAACTGGCCCAGATTGAAGCCGCTGCTGCCCACCAATCAGACGCACAGCCCGTTGACCATACGGCCCAGCAGCAGGCTCTAGTTGCCCAGTTGAGCCACCTTGACTGGAAGCATCGACTCAAGGCACTCCAACAGCTAGAAGTTACTCCCGAAACTTTCCCAGCCGTTAAGGCACTGCTTGACGATGAGAAAAGTACGATTCGTCGTTGGGCTGCAGCGCTACTGGGGGCCAGCAATCTAGAAGCTGCGGTAGAGCCTCTGTGCCGGGTTGTCCGGCAAGATTCCTCAGCCATTGTGCGCCGAACGGCAGGAGATGCCCTGAGCGACCTGGGCAATCCTAGCGCCATGCCCACCTTGATCGAGACTCTGGCTGATGCTTCTAAGCTAGTGCGTTGGCGAGCTGCCCGGTTCTTGAATGAGCTGGGCGACCAAACTGCAGTTGAGCCGTTGCGGCGGGCAGCAGAACAGGAAGCTGAGTTTGATGTCCGGGTCGAGATGATGGCAGCGCTAGAGCGGATTGAGGGTGGGGGCGACACCCAGCTGCCTATGTGGATGAGGCTCACCCAGGGAACTGGGAGCAATCAGCCCGTCCTGTAG